From Bacteroidota bacterium, one genomic window encodes:
- the fbp gene encoding class 1 fructose-bisphosphatase has product MNKVVTLGQFIIERQADFPYAKGELSRLLRDIGIAAKIVNREVNKAGLADILGEYGTINVQGESVKKLDVFANEQFIAALSAGGETCAVASEENEGLVQVDSAVSKNAKYVVCIDPLDGSSNIDVNVAIGTIFSIYRRTSFSGTVEEKDYLQRGVDQIAAGYIIYGSSTMLVYTTGKGVNGFTLDPSIGEFCLSHPDMVCPRNGIIYSINEGNYVHFPDGVKQYIKYCQVEEAKTSRPYSSRYIGSLVADFHRNLLKGGIFIYPSTLKSPKGKLRLLYECNPLAFIIEQAGGKASNGFKRIVELQPTSLHQRTPLFIGSSDMVTMAEEFMAKYSQVEAK; this is encoded by the coding sequence ATGAACAAAGTTGTAACCCTCGGTCAGTTTATTATTGAAAGACAAGCTGATTTTCCATATGCAAAAGGTGAATTATCACGATTACTTCGTGATATCGGAATCGCTGCAAAGATCGTTAACCGTGAAGTCAACAAGGCTGGTTTGGCCGATATTTTAGGAGAATATGGAACCATCAATGTACAAGGTGAGTCAGTGAAAAAGCTTGATGTTTTTGCTAACGAGCAATTCATCGCTGCACTTAGTGCAGGTGGAGAAACTTGCGCTGTAGCTTCTGAAGAAAACGAAGGCCTAGTACAGGTCGATAGTGCAGTTAGTAAAAATGCTAAGTATGTCGTATGTATCGATCCACTTGATGGTTCATCAAACATTGATGTGAATGTTGCTATCGGTACGATTTTTTCTATCTACCGCCGGACTTCATTTTCAGGAACTGTTGAAGAAAAGGATTATCTGCAAAGAGGTGTTGACCAGATTGCTGCCGGATATATTATTTACGGTTCTTCAACAATGCTTGTTTATACAACAGGAAAAGGGGTGAACGGATTTACACTTGATCCTAGTATCGGTGAATTCTGTTTATCGCATCCTGATATGGTTTGTCCACGCAATGGAATTATTTATTCAATCAATGAAGGAAACTATGTTCATTTTCCTGATGGAGTAAAACAATATATTAAATACTGTCAGGTTGAAGAAGCAAAAACTTCCCGTCCATATTCATCTCGATATATCGGTTCACTTGTCGCGGACTTTCACAGAAATCTTTTAAAAGGCGGAATCTTTATTTATCCGTCGACATTAAAATCTCCGAAAGGAAAATTGCGTTTGCTTTACGAATGTAATCCACTGGCTTTTATTATTGAACAAGCAGGCGGAAAAGCATCAAATGGTTTTAAACGTATTGTAGAATTACAACCAACATCACTGCATCAGCGTACTCCTTTATTTATAGGTTCTTCAGATATGGTAACGATGGCTGAAGAGTTTATGGCGAAGTATTCGCAGGTGGAAGCGAAATAA
- a CDS encoding T9SS type A sorting domain-containing protein — MGRGTNQGIASIYVDSINDKVYIGGQFYLADSIRCHGIAVWNGQNWDSVGSGLTVYQTNRSIITYKNKLYSDGGFTPNNTSNYLGRFDGVSWDTIGNGLDGSVYEMKEINDELYISGNFRNADGQFCNSLVSWNDTVFNCLSIPFEGWIGDFIYYDNQLVFGGNFFDSTSNVDLAYKDSSGFHLLGHPIYGSVSVVNSMAIYNGDLYVAGNFTTSDGNEGNNIMRWDGLQWNDVGGGTDASIWKIKVYNNELYACGPFQNAGGVITGGIAKWNGTNWSKVTNEIIQPIVADFEFYQNDIYVVGLFSNIGGVTANNVAKYVGYSDVDDIDKFEVSIYPNPSYDLLFLSFSGDAIQLKTVNIFDTFGRSQIFETNFAGIEKSIDISRFEKGVYYLELNFYKRKVIRKIIKL, encoded by the coding sequence GTGGGTAGAGGTACGAATCAAGGAATTGCAAGCATATATGTTGATTCGATAAACGATAAAGTATATATCGGCGGTCAGTTTTATTTGGCGGATTCAATTCGCTGCCATGGTATTGCTGTTTGGAATGGTCAGAATTGGGACTCAGTTGGATCAGGACTTACAGTTTATCAAACAAATCGCTCTATAATCACTTATAAAAACAAACTGTATTCCGATGGTGGATTTACACCAAACAACACTTCAAATTATTTGGGTCGTTTTGATGGTGTTAGTTGGGATACTATTGGCAATGGTTTAGATGGTTCTGTTTACGAAATGAAAGAAATTAATGATGAGTTGTACATCTCGGGAAACTTTAGAAATGCTGATGGGCAATTCTGTAATTCATTGGTTAGTTGGAATGATACAGTTTTCAACTGCCTGAGTATCCCATTTGAAGGATGGATCGGCGATTTTATTTACTATGACAATCAATTGGTTTTTGGAGGTAATTTTTTTGATAGCACTTCCAATGTTGATCTTGCTTACAAAGATTCTTCAGGGTTTCATTTACTCGGACATCCGATTTACGGTTCAGTTTCGGTTGTAAATTCTATGGCAATCTATAATGGTGATCTGTATGTTGCGGGAAATTTTACAACATCTGACGGAAATGAAGGTAATAATATTATGCGGTGGGATGGCTTACAATGGAATGATGTTGGTGGTGGGACTGATGCTTCTATATGGAAAATAAAAGTTTATAATAATGAACTATATGCTTGCGGCCCTTTTCAAAACGCCGGAGGAGTAATAACAGGTGGAATAGCTAAATGGAATGGAACAAATTGGAGCAAAGTTACTAATGAAATCATTCAACCTATTGTAGCTGATTTTGAATTTTATCAAAACGATATTTATGTTGTAGGATTATTCTCGAATATTGGAGGAGTTACAGCAAATAACGTTGCTAAATATGTAGGTTATTCCGATGTTGATGACATTGATAAATTTGAAGTTTCGATTTATCCTAATCCAAGTTATGATTTGTTATTTTTGTCATTTTCAGGTGACGCTATCCAATTAAAAACTGTAAATATTTTTGACACATTTGGCAGAAGCCAAATTTTCGAAACTAATTTTGCCGGAATTGAAAAGTCAATTGATATATCGAGATTTGAAAAAGGTGTTTACTATTTAGAGTTAAATTTCTACAAGAGAAAAGTGATAAGGAAAATAATTAAGCTATAA
- a CDS encoding GNAT family N-acetyltransferase, translated as MNIRKGIKSDLPSVFRLVNELALFEKAPEAVTNTIADMEKDGFSENPVFGFHVAEVDHEIVGIAVYFIKYSTWKGRGLYLDDLIVTERMRGKGIGQKLFDAYIAEAKKIGAKQAHWQVLDWNTPAVDFYKKLGASIEAEWWDCKLSEDQINSRS; from the coding sequence ATGAATATTCGCAAAGGAATAAAATCCGATCTACCTTCAGTTTTCCGATTGGTCAACGAACTTGCGCTTTTTGAAAAAGCACCGGAAGCTGTTACCAATACAATTGCAGATATGGAGAAAGACGGCTTTAGTGAAAATCCGGTCTTCGGTTTTCATGTTGCAGAAGTTGACCATGAAATTGTAGGCATTGCAGTTTACTTTATCAAATACTCCACCTGGAAAGGCCGCGGACTATATCTGGATGATCTTATCGTCACAGAAAGAATGCGCGGAAAAGGAATCGGACAAAAATTGTTTGATGCATACATTGCTGAAGCGAAAAAGATCGGAGCAAAACAAGCACACTGGCAGGTGCTGGACTGGAATACACCAGCGGTTGATTTTTATAAAAAGCTAGGAGCGTCAATTGAAGCGGAATGGTGGGACTGTAAGTTGTCGGAAGATCAGATCAACTCGCGGTCTTAA
- a CDS encoding aspartate kinase, producing MRVFKFGGASVKDADSVKNVGQILSMFRKEKIIVVISAMGKMTNALEKVVQAYVSKSDELPSLIEEVKTFHTKIIDDLGFAPNHDLRGEVQNSFTEIDWIIEEEPTRPYGFYYDQIVSHGELISTRILSAYLNENKIENSWLDIRDVLQTDNNYREAKVNYDLTGKLIAERIPALFEKKNFIITQGFIGATSENFTTTLGREGSDYTAAILSFCIDATEMVVWKDVSGVMSADPKLSDDAMKLEQIGYHDAIELTYYGATVIHPKTIKPLENKNIPLRVCSFKAPQDKGTSIGNYHATKPLVPCFIYKFDQILFSISSKDFSFIAEESLSRIFGIFAAHDIKINLMQNSAVSFSVCVDNDKYKIPGLIEALKKDFRLLYNEDLKLVTVRHYFASTIDALTKGKTILLEQRSRQTAQVVMKGE from the coding sequence ATGCGTGTTTTCAAATTTGGTGGAGCATCCGTAAAAGACGCCGACTCTGTAAAGAACGTCGGACAGATCCTATCAATGTTCCGGAAAGAAAAGATCATTGTTGTTATTTCCGCTATGGGAAAGATGACGAATGCTTTGGAAAAAGTGGTACAGGCATATGTAAGCAAGTCAGATGAGCTTCCTTCATTGATAGAAGAAGTAAAAACGTTTCACACAAAAATTATCGACGACCTTGGATTTGCTCCAAATCATGATCTTCGCGGAGAAGTTCAGAATTCTTTTACTGAGATCGACTGGATCATAGAAGAAGAGCCGACTCGTCCGTATGGATTTTACTATGACCAGATCGTTTCGCATGGCGAATTAATTTCGACACGAATTTTGAGTGCTTATCTGAATGAAAACAAAATTGAGAATTCATGGCTGGATATCCGCGATGTTTTACAGACAGACAATAACTACAGAGAAGCAAAAGTAAACTACGACCTTACCGGCAAACTGATTGCAGAAAGAATTCCTGCTTTGTTTGAAAAAAAGAATTTCATCATCACACAAGGCTTCATTGGTGCTACATCAGAAAATTTCACAACCACATTAGGCCGTGAAGGATCCGATTACACTGCAGCGATTTTGTCATTCTGTATTGACGCAACAGAAATGGTTGTATGGAAAGATGTTTCCGGAGTAATGAGTGCTGATCCGAAGTTATCGGATGATGCAATGAAACTGGAACAGATCGGTTACCACGATGCTATTGAGTTGACATACTATGGTGCAACAGTTATCCATCCGAAAACAATAAAGCCATTAGAAAATAAAAATATTCCATTGCGTGTCTGCTCATTTAAAGCACCGCAAGACAAAGGTACAAGCATTGGAAATTACCATGCAACAAAACCATTGGTTCCTTGCTTCATTTATAAATTCGATCAGATCCTTTTTTCCATATCATCGAAAGATTTTTCATTCATTGCCGAAGAATCGCTCAGTAGAATTTTCGGAATCTTCGCAGCGCACGACATTAAAATAAATCTTATGCAAAATTCAGCAGTCAGTTTTTCCGTCTGCGTCGACAACGACAAATACAAGATCCCCGGATTGATCGAAGCATTGAAAAAAGATTTCCGTTTGCTTTACAATGAAGACTTGAAACTGGTTACTGTGAGACATTACTTTGCTTCTACGATTGATGCATTGACAAAAGGGAAGACTATTTTGCTGGAGCAGAGGAGTCGGCAGACGGCGCAGGTGGTTATGAAGGGTGAGTAA
- the serA gene encoding phosphoglycerate dehydrogenase → MNTQTSFPKEKIKILMLEGVHPAALQLFKDHGYSDIEVVKGAMSEEDLCEKIKDVHLLGIRSKTQLTKKIIESGNRLIAVGAYCIGTNQIDMNSSIENGVAVFNSPFSNTRSVAELVIAHCINLMRRVFEKSDAAHHGKWLKDSADSYEVRGKTLGIVGYGHIGSQVSVLAENMGMKVIFYDIDAKLSLGNASSVRSLDELLHNSDIVTLHVPELPTTKNLINESNLKKMKAGSMLINYSRGTVIDLDAAKRAIESNHLRGLAVDVFPYEPKNNSEKFESPIQGLPNVILTPHIGGSTQEAQENIGLDVANKLISFLETGSSNGSLSVPALSLPVLSETHRLLHIHKNVPGVLSEINGLLSKMNVNILGQYLKTNNQIGYVVLDIDKSTSPGVLEELKKVKSTIRVRSLY, encoded by the coding sequence ATGAATACCCAAACAAGTTTCCCAAAAGAGAAGATCAAGATCCTGATGCTGGAAGGAGTTCATCCGGCCGCTTTGCAATTATTCAAAGATCACGGATACAGCGATATTGAAGTTGTAAAAGGTGCCATGAGTGAAGAAGATCTTTGCGAAAAGATCAAAGATGTCCATTTACTTGGGATTCGTTCGAAAACTCAGTTAACTAAAAAGATCATTGAATCAGGAAACCGTTTGATCGCTGTTGGTGCATATTGCATTGGAACAAATCAAATCGATATGAATTCATCGATTGAAAATGGTGTTGCAGTTTTCAATTCACCGTTTTCAAATACAAGATCCGTTGCTGAATTAGTAATTGCTCATTGCATAAATCTGATGCGCCGCGTTTTTGAAAAAAGCGATGCAGCACATCATGGAAAATGGCTGAAAGACAGTGCTGACAGTTATGAAGTGCGCGGTAAGACATTGGGTATTGTAGGCTACGGACATATTGGTTCACAGGTATCAGTACTTGCAGAGAATATGGGAATGAAAGTGATCTTTTATGATATCGATGCAAAACTCAGTCTGGGAAATGCATCATCGGTGCGATCACTAGATGAACTTTTGCATAATTCAGATATCGTTACACTACACGTTCCGGAATTACCGACAACTAAAAATCTCATCAATGAAAGCAATCTGAAAAAAATGAAAGCCGGATCGATGCTGATCAATTATAGTCGTGGAACTGTTATCGATCTAGATGCAGCGAAACGTGCAATTGAAAGCAATCATCTCCGTGGATTAGCGGTAGATGTTTTTCCATACGAGCCGAAAAATAATTCGGAGAAATTTGAATCACCGATACAAGGTTTGCCGAATGTCATTCTTACTCCGCACATTGGTGGTTCTACACAGGAAGCACAGGAAAATATTGGATTGGATGTTGCAAATAAGCTCATCAGTTTCCTTGAGACGGGTTCCAGCAATGGATCATTGTCAGTTCCTGCATTGAGCTTGCCTGTACTATCTGAAACACATCGTTTGTTACACATTCACAAAAACGTTCCCGGTGTATTGAGTGAGATCAATGGTTTGCTTTCGAAAATGAATGTGAACATTCTCGGTCAGTATCTAAAGACGAATAATCAGATCGGTTATGTTGTACTTGATATTGATAAAAGCACATCTCCGGGAGTATTGGAAGAATTAAAAAAAGTAAAGAGCACGATCCGTGTTCGTAGTTTATATTAA
- a CDS encoding DUF296 domain-containing protein: MKLFSFRLTSGTDLKHELEAFAAKEKLDAAFVITCVGSLTVAAIRFAGKSETSSVAGPLEITSLTGTFSIQGSHFHITVTDENGKATGGHLKEGSIVRTTAELVIGTHDEVVYTREKDSASGYMELKVVQK; encoded by the coding sequence ATGAAACTATTTTCCTTCCGCCTTACCTCGGGAACCGATCTTAAACATGAACTCGAAGCCTTTGCTGCCAAAGAAAAACTGGATGCAGCATTTGTAATTACCTGTGTAGGCAGTTTGACAGTTGCTGCAATTCGTTTTGCTGGCAAATCTGAAACATCATCCGTGGCCGGACCATTGGAAATTACTTCTCTCACAGGTACATTTTCAATTCAGGGATCTCACTTTCATATTACAGTAACAGACGAAAACGGAAAAGCAACCGGTGGACATTTAAAGGAAGGAAGTATTGTCCGGACAACAGCAGAACTTGTGATTGGAACTCATGATGAAGTTGTATATACTCGTGAGAAGGATTCGGCGAGTGGATATATGGAGTTAAAGGTGGTTCAAAAATGA